The Sediminispirochaeta smaragdinae DSM 11293 genome has a segment encoding these proteins:
- a CDS encoding ABC transporter ATP-binding protein codes for MEEEKIVKGYDPVIMRRLLGFVAPYKKLVTIALLAMVLATLAELLGPVILQRSIDQDIINRYHRVSLSKMDDALAERLFAPPVLPQLFHKSDPPLFGDNRFITSSMLERLSAEERKKLFDANIVDTMEWYLSGKLNNAEELLSTLPAEAEAMLQDGWIAMPASSLKKLDKESLGLLRANDQKSLSHKTGVYLIFLIVMLLFSFLQVYLMAYTGQGVMRGLREKLYHHVMSQNLGYLGNVPVGTLVTRVTNDVETINELFTSVATGLLRDFATMGGVIFILFYLDPHLALITSASLPPVVILAVIFRNRARDAYRRVRIWTSKVNAFLSEHISGMDVVQAFHREKRSQENFQKINGQLLSANLAEMYVFATFRPLISLLTSISIGTVLYFGASMVLNSAVSLGVMIAFVNLMQMFYRPVMDFTENFTILQSAMAGGERIFNLLDRNEVIPDNGTTPIPAPVKGKIEFSHVNFGYTNDEQVIRDLSFTIEPGETVAIVGYTGAGKTTIANLLTRLWDIEGGTVLLDGINISRISLSELRSTVVPVQQDVFLFAASIRENITLGRDIPEQRVKAAAETVQSAPFIESLPRGYDTVLSERGANLSTGQRQLLAFTRVVAQNPRVIILDEATGSIDTETEKLIQKAMERLTQGRTSIVIAHRLSTIQHADRIMVLSGGRLVEMGNHAALLAKNGVYANLYRLQYKDAVQE; via the coding sequence ATGGAAGAAGAGAAGATCGTAAAGGGATATGACCCGGTCATCATGCGAAGATTGCTCGGATTTGTCGCTCCCTATAAAAAATTGGTCACCATCGCCCTTCTTGCAATGGTTCTGGCAACCCTTGCGGAACTTTTGGGCCCGGTTATTCTTCAGAGGTCTATCGACCAGGATATTATAAATCGATACCACCGCGTCTCTCTTTCGAAGATGGACGATGCTCTGGCCGAGCGGCTCTTTGCTCCGCCGGTCCTTCCTCAACTTTTTCACAAAAGTGATCCTCCTCTTTTCGGTGACAATCGCTTTATCACTTCATCGATGCTGGAAAGGCTCTCTGCCGAAGAACGGAAAAAACTGTTCGATGCGAACATTGTCGATACTATGGAGTGGTATCTTTCCGGCAAGTTGAACAACGCGGAAGAGCTGCTGTCAACACTACCGGCCGAAGCCGAAGCAATGCTCCAGGATGGCTGGATCGCCATGCCGGCATCATCCCTGAAAAAGCTCGACAAGGAGAGTCTCGGCCTTCTGCGTGCCAACGACCAAAAGAGCCTCTCCCACAAGACCGGTGTGTATCTTATTTTTCTCATCGTCATGCTGCTGTTTTCCTTTTTGCAGGTCTACCTCATGGCCTATACCGGCCAAGGTGTGATGAGAGGGCTCCGGGAGAAGCTTTACCATCATGTGATGAGTCAGAACCTCGGCTATCTCGGCAATGTACCGGTAGGCACTCTCGTTACGCGGGTCACCAACGACGTCGAAACCATCAACGAGCTCTTTACATCGGTGGCAACGGGATTACTCAGAGACTTTGCCACCATGGGAGGCGTCATCTTCATCCTCTTCTATCTCGATCCGCATCTCGCCCTTATCACCAGTGCAAGCCTTCCGCCGGTGGTGATTCTTGCCGTCATCTTCAGAAATCGTGCAAGAGATGCCTACAGAAGGGTGAGGATCTGGACCAGTAAGGTCAACGCCTTTTTGTCGGAACATATTTCCGGCATGGATGTGGTACAGGCCTTCCACCGGGAAAAAAGGAGTCAGGAGAACTTCCAAAAGATAAATGGACAGTTGCTTTCTGCAAATCTCGCGGAAATGTATGTCTTTGCAACCTTTCGTCCGTTGATCAGCCTTCTTACATCCATCTCCATAGGAACCGTTCTCTATTTCGGCGCTTCAATGGTCCTTAATTCGGCAGTAAGCCTCGGTGTCATGATTGCCTTCGTCAATTTGATGCAGATGTTTTACCGACCGGTCATGGACTTTACCGAGAATTTTACGATTCTCCAGTCTGCCATGGCCGGAGGAGAGCGAATTTTCAATCTCCTCGACAGAAACGAGGTGATCCCAGACAACGGTACCACGCCCATCCCTGCTCCCGTAAAAGGAAAGATAGAATTTAGCCACGTCAATTTCGGCTATACAAACGACGAACAAGTCATTCGCGATCTCTCGTTTACCATCGAACCGGGAGAAACCGTCGCCATCGTCGGTTACACGGGGGCAGGAAAGACGACCATCGCCAATCTTCTGACCAGGCTTTGGGATATTGAGGGCGGTACCGTTCTTCTGGACGGTATCAATATCTCCCGGATATCCCTATCGGAGTTGCGCTCCACCGTCGTCCCGGTCCAGCAGGATGTTTTTCTTTTTGCCGCTTCGATACGGGAAAATATTACCCTTGGCAGGGATATCCCCGAACAGAGGGTCAAAGCGGCAGCAGAAACGGTTCAAAGTGCCCCATTCATAGAGTCCCTTCCCAGGGGCTACGATACAGTGCTCAGCGAACGGGGGGCCAATCTTTCCACAGGGCAAAGGCAGTTGCTCGCTTTCACAAGGGTCGTGGCCCAGAACCCCCGGGTCATTATCCTCGACGAGGCGACGGGAAGCATCGATACCGAAACGGAAAAGCTGATTCAAAAGGCGATGGAACGGCTTACACAGGGGAGGACATCCATTGTGATAGCCCACCGCCTTTCAACCATTCAGCACGCCGACCGTATCATGGTCCTTTCAGGCGGGCGCCTGGTGGAAATGGGAAATCATGCCGCTCTGTTAGCAAAGAACGGTGTCTATGCGAACCTGTATCGCCTTCAATATAAAGACGCTGTTCAGGAATGA
- a CDS encoding lipoate--protein ligase, producing MKKVRVLLSETYDPWFNLATEDWIFREMDPKSDTLFLWRNDNTVVIGRYQNPWEECNLKAMERDNVKLARRQSGGGAVYHDLGNTNFTFLSGRKDYDKEANSKIIINALRRFGIHAETSGRNDILVEGKKISGSAYKLTSDRAFHHGTLLINAALTKIADYLTPEKKKLLSKGISSVQSRVANLSEFVPDINHEVLCDAIIESFFEAKGTRCDIEILDHETLKRIPHLSSYFQQLSAWEWRFGKTPEFTYRLKERFEWGSIDLHIDTKGGIIREVSIFSDCLKPDMVEKLIDTLPGVRYDSVEIAERISSLMNELPSAHQELEDITRWLEQAIGDA from the coding sequence ATGAAAAAGGTTCGAGTCCTGCTTTCGGAGACCTATGACCCATGGTTCAACCTTGCAACGGAGGATTGGATTTTCAGAGAAATGGATCCGAAGAGTGACACTCTTTTTCTTTGGAGAAACGATAACACTGTTGTCATCGGTCGCTACCAGAACCCCTGGGAAGAGTGTAATCTCAAGGCGATGGAACGGGACAATGTAAAACTTGCCCGCAGGCAAAGCGGAGGAGGAGCCGTCTATCACGATCTGGGGAACACCAACTTTACCTTTCTTTCCGGCAGAAAAGATTACGATAAAGAGGCAAACAGCAAGATCATCATCAACGCACTCCGTCGCTTCGGCATCCACGCGGAAACATCGGGCAGAAACGATATCCTGGTCGAAGGGAAAAAGATATCGGGGAGCGCCTACAAACTCACTTCGGACCGTGCCTTTCATCACGGGACCCTGTTGATCAACGCAGCCCTTACAAAAATAGCCGACTATCTTACCCCGGAAAAGAAAAAGCTGCTTAGTAAAGGGATCTCTTCGGTACAATCCAGGGTCGCAAATCTTTCGGAATTTGTCCCCGACATCAACCATGAAGTACTTTGTGATGCAATCATCGAAAGTTTCTTTGAGGCAAAGGGGACACGATGCGATATAGAAATCCTCGACCATGAAACATTGAAACGAATCCCCCATCTATCGAGCTATTTTCAGCAGCTCTCGGCCTGGGAATGGAGATTCGGAAAGACACCCGAATTTACCTACCGCCTAAAAGAGCGCTTTGAATGGGGATCGATCGACCTCCACATAGATACAAAGGGGGGCATTATCAGGGAAGTAAGCATCTTTTCCGACTGTCTTAAGCCGGACATGGTCGAAAAACTTATCGATACCCTTCCCGGTGTGCGCTACGATTCGGTTGAGATTGCGGAAAGGATTTCTTCTCTTATGAACGAGTTGCCTTCTGCTCATCAAGAACTGGAAGATATCACCCGATGGCTTGAGCAGGCGATAGGAGATGCCTAG
- a CDS encoding response regulator, producing the protein MIRKRVLYAEDEFINRKLIEIRLRKEGIVCDLAENGRQALDLFRSRRYDLVILDNYMPELNGADVARSIRSENTAIPIIAITSDDEEIPTLKKAGCNEIFIKPLYGPAYMQRILKHLQD; encoded by the coding sequence ATGATAAGAAAACGCGTCTTGTATGCCGAGGATGAGTTTATCAACAGAAAATTGATCGAAATACGTCTTCGCAAAGAAGGGATTGTATGTGACCTGGCTGAAAACGGTAGACAGGCCCTCGATCTCTTCCGTAGTCGCAGGTATGATCTGGTAATCCTCGATAATTATATGCCGGAGCTTAATGGTGCGGATGTCGCGCGATCGATTCGATCAGAAAACACGGCTATCCCCATCATTGCAATCACCAGCGACGATGAAGAAATTCCCACCCTCAAAAAAGCCGGATGTAATGAAATTTTTATCAAACCGCTGTATGGACCGGCCTATATGCAGCGTATTCTCAAACATTTACAGGATTAA
- a CDS encoding peptide ABC transporter substrate-binding protein yields the protein MKTTTKIVTISLLFCVLLASCQSTAESQADPPKPEDRSQPQSENQAQEPQANDENMLVVSLSPPKINLDPLHTFTSTEAQIYTAIYEGLVTYHPFTLEPMPAVAEYWEISSDRKTYRFHIRESARYWNGDQVEPEHFRDTWLALINPANPGEYGSLLDIIKGARDYRLGLNDDPTSVGITVPEPGILQVELEKPAPHFLKILCHHSFSPLHPKMLEVKDWSNMTTVLGNGPFTIVESNDTEMVLKKNQLYWDSNAVHLDGINIVYSDDGKWAARSIDNGTLHWAEGNVDFDILENKEAMILNPVFSTTYFFFSSSSSQSESYNNPQLRRALGLLVPWDEVRSTQYMYLPTDSLVPQISGYPTVHGIAATDSETAMKLLDEAGFSDGKGLPEIKFLIPEGTEAQRIADLMAEAWRKALGVKVTIENAGFGDYYERIKNEDFTLGVLTWVGDFADPLSFLQMWTSDAALNVGKYHNDRYDAMVSEAATEENEIERYKEMATAEQLLLDDATVLPIKHAPAFNIIDLDRVRGWFPNPLDIHPFKYLEFEQFILPDGVV from the coding sequence ATGAAAACAACGACAAAAATCGTAACGATCAGCCTGCTCTTCTGTGTGCTCCTTGCTTCCTGCCAGAGTACGGCAGAATCCCAGGCAGATCCCCCAAAACCCGAAGATCGGTCTCAACCACAAAGCGAAAATCAGGCACAAGAGCCGCAGGCAAACGACGAAAACATGCTGGTCGTCTCACTCTCTCCGCCAAAGATCAACCTTGATCCGCTCCATACCTTTACCAGTACCGAGGCACAAATTTATACGGCCATCTACGAGGGGCTGGTTACCTATCACCCCTTTACCCTCGAGCCGATGCCGGCGGTTGCCGAATACTGGGAGATCTCTTCCGACAGAAAAACCTATCGTTTTCACATACGGGAAAGTGCCCGATATTGGAACGGAGACCAAGTGGAGCCCGAACATTTTCGAGACACCTGGCTGGCTCTGATTAATCCTGCAAATCCCGGCGAATATGGTTCCCTGCTCGATATCATAAAGGGCGCAAGAGATTATCGTCTCGGCCTAAACGATGATCCAACTTCGGTAGGCATTACCGTTCCCGAGCCTGGGATCCTCCAAGTCGAATTGGAAAAACCGGCCCCTCATTTCCTCAAGATTCTCTGCCATCACAGTTTTTCCCCTCTGCATCCGAAGATGCTTGAGGTTAAAGACTGGAGCAACATGACAACGGTTCTGGGTAACGGCCCCTTTACCATTGTGGAGTCAAACGATACGGAAATGGTGCTGAAAAAGAATCAGCTTTACTGGGATAGTAACGCCGTTCACCTCGATGGAATAAACATCGTCTATAGCGACGACGGGAAATGGGCGGCGAGGTCGATAGACAACGGGACACTTCACTGGGCAGAAGGTAATGTTGATTTCGACATCCTTGAAAACAAAGAGGCCATGATCCTCAATCCGGTCTTTTCGACAACCTACTTTTTCTTTTCTTCCTCTTCCAGCCAAAGCGAAAGCTATAACAATCCTCAGCTGCGTAGAGCTCTAGGCCTTCTGGTTCCCTGGGATGAGGTGAGAAGCACCCAATATATGTATCTTCCTACCGACTCCCTGGTACCCCAGATATCAGGGTATCCCACTGTTCACGGTATCGCCGCCACGGATTCCGAAACAGCGATGAAGCTCCTCGACGAGGCGGGATTTTCCGACGGCAAAGGGCTTCCGGAAATCAAATTCTTAATTCCTGAAGGAACGGAAGCGCAGCGCATCGCCGACTTGATGGCCGAAGCCTGGAGGAAGGCCCTTGGGGTGAAGGTGACGATTGAAAACGCCGGTTTTGGTGACTATTATGAGAGGATCAAGAATGAAGATTTTACCCTCGGAGTCCTGACATGGGTGGGAGATTTCGCCGATCCCCTCTCTTTTCTTCAGATGTGGACCAGCGATGCTGCCCTAAATGTCGGGAAATACCATAACGACCGATACGATGCAATGGTCTCAGAAGCCGCTACGGAAGAAAACGAAATTGAACGTTATAAAGAGATGGCAACGGCGGAACAGCTACTGCTTGATGATGCTACGGTTTTGCCTATCAAACATGCCCCCGCGTTTAATATTATCGATCTTGACCGGGTAAGGGGATGGTTCCCCAATCCCCTTGATATCCATCCGTTCAAGTATCTTGAATTCGAACAATTCATTCTTCCGGACGGGGTTGTTTAG
- the malQ gene encoding 4-alpha-glucanotransferase: protein MVGERRAGVLFHPVSLPGSYGIGDLGGEAYRFIDFLERAGITLWQVLPLGPTGYGESPYQCLSTFAGNPLLISIDRLLEQGDLPARMVEHIPDFPICTVDYARVRSWKEPLLRHAAGRFLDSGNASRLEAFGEFCEEKASWLNDFALFATIKEFYDAKAEEEGVEDASWNVYWDKALALRDAEALEAFSAGHQREIEEHMVLQFFFYEQWRELKAYANERGISIIGDIPIFVSPDSSDIWAERHLFLTDEKAMPTHVAGVPPDYFSPTGQRWGNPLYDWDAMRKEGFSWWIHRIQAMLNVVDIIRIDHFRGFEAYWKIPVKEKTAVKGTWVKAPGKELFDAVIKRLGPIPILAEDLGVITPEVVGLRDRYAFPGMKVLQFAFEHDRDGNLTATNGFLPHTYDKNCVVYTGTHDNDTTLGWYRSINDTERDLVRRYLARPDDDIVWDLIRTAYASVAKYAIIPMQDFLVLNTDARMNLPSTIGGNWSWRMTPGVANDWVAGRARELAWLYGRLPRPKQPRPEE from the coding sequence ATGGTTGGGGAACGAAGAGCGGGAGTTCTTTTTCACCCGGTTTCTCTACCGGGCTCTTATGGAATCGGAGATTTGGGCGGTGAAGCATATCGTTTTATCGATTTTCTGGAACGGGCTGGTATCACTCTTTGGCAGGTTCTTCCCCTGGGGCCTACCGGTTATGGTGAGTCGCCGTACCAGTGCCTTTCGACATTTGCCGGCAACCCTTTGCTGATCAGCATCGATCGCCTTCTCGAACAGGGGGATCTTCCTGCTCGGATGGTGGAGCATATTCCGGATTTTCCCATATGCACCGTGGATTATGCACGGGTACGTTCCTGGAAGGAGCCCCTGCTTCGTCACGCGGCCGGCCGTTTTCTCGACAGTGGCAATGCAAGTCGTTTGGAAGCCTTTGGCGAATTTTGCGAAGAGAAGGCCTCATGGCTCAATGATTTCGCTCTTTTTGCAACCATCAAGGAATTCTACGATGCAAAAGCCGAAGAAGAGGGTGTCGAGGATGCAAGCTGGAACGTCTACTGGGATAAAGCCCTTGCGCTAAGGGATGCCGAGGCATTGGAGGCCTTTTCAGCCGGGCATCAGCGAGAGATTGAAGAACACATGGTCCTTCAGTTCTTCTTCTATGAACAGTGGCGAGAGCTCAAGGCCTATGCCAACGAGCGGGGAATTTCCATCATCGGGGATATTCCCATTTTTGTAAGTCCCGACAGTTCGGATATCTGGGCCGAACGCCACCTTTTCTTAACCGATGAAAAAGCTATGCCTACGCATGTTGCAGGAGTCCCACCGGACTATTTCTCTCCTACGGGACAGCGATGGGGAAATCCCCTCTATGATTGGGATGCCATGAGAAAAGAGGGGTTCTCCTGGTGGATTCACCGTATTCAGGCGATGCTCAATGTGGTCGACATCATTCGTATCGACCATTTCCGGGGCTTTGAAGCCTACTGGAAGATCCCTGTCAAGGAGAAGACCGCGGTCAAAGGTACATGGGTCAAGGCTCCGGGGAAAGAACTCTTCGATGCGGTAATAAAGCGTCTCGGCCCCATCCCCATCCTTGCCGAAGACCTTGGTGTCATTACTCCGGAGGTGGTTGGGCTTCGGGACCGTTACGCATTCCCCGGCATGAAGGTTCTGCAGTTTGCCTTTGAGCATGACCGCGACGGGAATCTTACCGCGACAAACGGATTCTTGCCTCATACCTATGATAAAAACTGCGTAGTGTATACCGGTACTCACGACAACGATACCACCCTCGGCTGGTATCGTTCTATCAACGATACGGAGCGGGATTTAGTCCGTCGTTATTTGGCCCGTCCGGACGACGATATTGTCTGGGACCTGATCAGGACCGCCTATGCTTCGGTGGCGAAGTATGCAATCATTCCCATGCAGGATTTCTTGGTTTTGAATACCGATGCCAGAATGAATCTTCCGTCGACGATCGGGGGAAACTGGAGTTGGCGCATGACCCCCGGAGTGGCCAACGACTGGGTCGCCGGCCGGGCCCGGGAGCTTGCATGGCTGTACGGACGGCTTCCCCGGCCTAAACAACCCCGTCCGGAAGAATGA
- a CDS encoding CarD family transcriptional regulator, translating into MEADNSILDTPAFKVNQHVVYPLQGVGIITDIQERVLKGKKTLYYVIYLELSDMTVMIPTDKTDERGIRAIVPKEEAEKALQLISEEYEPVTADWKMRYQMNLDLLRSGSINDIATVVRALYHRSKVKELPIQERKLYDDAMKILIDEVTCSLGKKKSDVEELIFERLESE; encoded by the coding sequence ATGGAAGCTGATAATTCTATCCTGGATACCCCTGCATTCAAGGTTAACCAGCACGTGGTATACCCACTTCAAGGAGTGGGCATCATTACCGATATTCAAGAACGGGTACTTAAAGGGAAAAAGACCCTTTACTATGTCATCTATCTGGAACTTTCGGACATGACCGTGATGATCCCGACCGATAAGACCGACGAGAGGGGCATTCGTGCAATTGTACCGAAGGAAGAGGCAGAAAAGGCGCTTCAACTCATAAGTGAAGAGTATGAACCCGTTACCGCAGACTGGAAAATGCGATACCAGATGAATCTTGATCTTTTGCGAAGCGGAAGCATCAACGACATCGCCACCGTGGTTCGTGCACTTTATCATCGAAGTAAGGTAAAAGAACTTCCGATACAGGAACGAAAGCTCTACGACGATGCGATGAAGATTCTTATTGATGAGGTAACCTGCTCTCTCGGCAAGAAAAAAAGCGATGTAGAGGAACTCATCTTCGAACGGTTGGAGAGTGAGTGA
- a CDS encoding IspD/TarI family cytidylyltransferase has protein sequence MKSEVLPSALLLTAAGSSSRFLASSAQRQKKEYADIAGVPVLLHALEPFLRISTVRNIVITCPAGDEEVVTHLLQDWPFAPLLENRFPFLVSGGSSRQASVLAGLEALEGSGAAIVLIHDGARPWITKEVIERVMHGVEEHGAAIPVAPSTSAMKMVDESGKILRHLPRSQTVEAQTPQGFRFPEILTAHRKVFGDGKLYIDDAEVYDKVIGPVFTVDGDPNNRKITYRSDLS, from the coding sequence GTGAAATCGGAGGTTCTTCCCTCGGCACTTTTGCTTACCGCCGCGGGAAGCAGTTCTCGATTTCTTGCCTCGAGTGCTCAAAGACAAAAAAAAGAGTATGCGGATATTGCCGGAGTTCCTGTCCTTCTGCATGCTCTTGAACCCTTTCTTCGAATTTCAACAGTCAGAAACATCGTCATTACCTGTCCTGCGGGAGATGAAGAGGTAGTTACCCATCTGCTGCAGGATTGGCCGTTTGCCCCGCTTCTCGAAAACCGCTTTCCGTTCTTGGTTTCCGGAGGTTCCAGCAGGCAAGCCTCGGTACTTGCAGGGTTAGAGGCCCTTGAAGGAAGCGGTGCCGCTATCGTCTTGATCCACGACGGTGCAAGACCCTGGATAACGAAAGAAGTCATCGAACGGGTGATGCACGGAGTCGAAGAACACGGCGCAGCAATCCCCGTGGCCCCCTCCACCAGCGCCATGAAAATGGTAGATGAGTCAGGAAAAATCCTTCGCCACCTGCCCCGCAGCCAGACGGTAGAGGCACAGACGCCCCAAGGCTTTCGCTTTCCTGAAATTCTCACCGCCCATCGAAAGGTCTTCGGTGACGGAAAACTCTATATCGACGATGCCGAGGTCTATGATAAGGTCATTGGGCCGGTTTTCACCGTCGACGGGGACCCAAATAATCGAAAAATCACGTACAGGAGCGACCTATCATGA
- the ispF gene encoding 2-C-methyl-D-erythritol 2,4-cyclodiphosphate synthase: MSNLRIGQGWDLHRLASGRRLIIGGVEIPSPKGEVGHSDGDVLIHALIDALLGAASLGDIGSHFPPSDDRWKDADSGDLLRKSLKLIREAGFRPVHVDSTVILQEIRLSGYRETIRNKLAQLLELSVEQVSVKAKTKEGVDATGHGEAIEAMVVVLLGEDDPSVWL, translated from the coding sequence ATGAGTAACTTGCGAATCGGTCAAGGCTGGGATCTTCATCGCCTTGCATCCGGCCGACGCCTTATCATCGGTGGCGTAGAGATTCCCTCACCAAAGGGAGAAGTTGGGCATAGTGATGGCGACGTCCTTATTCACGCCCTTATCGATGCCCTGCTCGGAGCCGCCTCCCTCGGAGATATCGGCAGCCACTTTCCTCCTTCCGATGATCGCTGGAAAGATGCCGACAGTGGCGATCTCCTTCGAAAGAGCCTTAAGTTGATCAGGGAAGCTGGCTTCCGTCCGGTACATGTCGACTCCACCGTGATTCTTCAGGAAATCAGGCTTTCCGGCTATCGGGAAACGATTAGGAATAAGCTGGCACAATTGCTCGAGCTTTCCGTCGAACAGGTGTCGGTAAAGGCAAAAACAAAGGAGGGGGTTGATGCAACCGGTCACGGCGAAGCCATCGAGGCAATGGTGGTGGTGCTCCTTGGTGAAGACGATCCCTCTGTCTGGTTATGA
- a CDS encoding endonuclease III domain-containing protein, whose translation MNTAEHLSIERYGGWNLLIENIRKATGRAPVPSVTAVADEVRDPYRVLVSTIISLRTKDAVTLESSRRLFQEAPDLGSLAAMDTEQIAKLIYPAGFYRVKAAQLKTIAMKLKETGVPAERDRLLALPGVGRKTANLVLGLAFGIPAICVDVHVHRISNRLGLITTTTPEKSEMALEAILPRRYWIEINTLFVAFGQTLCKPVSPLCSRCPLADVCPQNGVERSR comes from the coding sequence ATGAACACGGCTGAACATCTTTCCATCGAGCGTTACGGAGGGTGGAATCTCCTCATTGAGAACATTCGCAAGGCCACGGGACGTGCACCGGTCCCCTCGGTTACGGCGGTTGCCGACGAGGTAAGGGACCCCTACCGTGTTCTTGTTAGTACCATTATCAGTCTGCGTACAAAAGATGCGGTAACCCTTGAGTCTTCCAGGCGGCTCTTCCAAGAAGCACCGGACCTCGGATCCCTGGCAGCCATGGATACAGAACAGATAGCAAAGCTGATTTATCCCGCTGGTTTTTACCGGGTAAAGGCCGCACAGTTGAAGACGATTGCGATGAAACTGAAAGAAACGGGGGTTCCGGCAGAGCGCGACCGCTTACTTGCACTTCCCGGGGTCGGCAGAAAAACGGCCAACCTTGTCCTTGGCCTTGCCTTCGGTATTCCTGCAATATGCGTAGATGTCCATGTTCACCGTATTTCCAACAGATTGGGATTGATTACCACCACAACCCCGGAAAAAAGTGAAATGGCCCTCGAGGCTATCTTGCCCCGCCGGTACTGGATTGAAATCAACACCCTATTCGTGGCCTTTGGCCAAACACTTTGTAAACCGGTCAGTCCGCTTTGCTCGCGCTGTCCTCTTGCAGACGTCTGTCCTCAAAACGGGGTTGAACGCAGCAGATAA
- a CDS encoding anthranilate synthase component I, with protein MKREPKEQDKEKHLIKMIPGNGRAPHQLARLLNAKMLLESASFEDGKARYSLIMVDEAFRLVQRKDQIYFKCPEDRRELRYDVQGDILDALNEIANRYAPPHQDFPFPAGGVGYVSYEFSAKCDTIHFIDREDPLDMPEALFLFGHRFVIVDHRTSLLYLIGINYREHRINIESAMTELEQLLAKQSVLQEPVAKTMTVKHGTVVSGRSEEEREWYLKGVQRVREEIIAGNLLQGVLSRRIVFESDMSAIDAYVRLRAGDPSPYHFYFDFGDCQLFGASPEVHVSVKEGTASMKPIAGTKRRGKSREEDIEAEMALREDPKEKAEHLMLVDLARNDLGRVCKPGTIKVDDFMSIERFSQVMHIVSRVSGKLAPGKEGIDALRATFPAGTVSGAPKIKAIEILDAIEPHRRGFYSGVVGYLEPGGNLDSCITIRSALKKEGRFILQAGAGLVYDSIPENEYDETEAKLSALAQAVGLEAKA; from the coding sequence ATGAAAAGAGAACCGAAAGAACAGGACAAAGAAAAACATCTGATCAAGATGATCCCGGGCAACGGCAGAGCTCCCCATCAGCTGGCCCGTCTGCTCAATGCAAAAATGCTCCTTGAATCGGCATCCTTCGAAGATGGGAAGGCCCGCTATTCCCTGATCATGGTAGATGAGGCCTTCCGTCTCGTTCAGCGAAAAGATCAAATCTACTTCAAATGTCCGGAAGATCGAAGAGAGCTTCGTTACGATGTACAGGGAGATATTCTCGATGCTCTGAACGAGATTGCTAATCGATATGCCCCACCCCATCAGGACTTTCCCTTCCCCGCCGGCGGAGTTGGCTATGTAAGTTACGAATTCTCGGCCAAATGCGACACCATACACTTTATCGACAGGGAAGACCCTCTCGATATGCCGGAAGCCCTCTTCCTCTTTGGCCATCGCTTTGTCATCGTCGACCACCGCACAAGTTTGCTCTACCTGATCGGAATCAACTACCGGGAACACCGCATCAATATAGAATCTGCAATGACCGAACTTGAACAGCTCCTTGCCAAACAATCAGTTCTGCAAGAACCAGTTGCGAAAACGATGACAGTAAAGCATGGCACAGTGGTCTCCGGACGTTCGGAGGAAGAGCGGGAATGGTATCTCAAAGGAGTTCAGAGGGTACGGGAGGAGATTATTGCAGGAAATCTTCTCCAGGGAGTCCTCTCGAGAAGGATTGTCTTCGAGAGCGACATGTCGGCCATCGATGCTTATGTACGGCTGCGGGCAGGTGACCCCTCCCCGTATCATTTCTATTTCGATTTCGGCGACTGCCAGCTTTTCGGAGCATCCCCGGAGGTCCACGTTTCGGTCAAGGAAGGAACAGCATCCATGAAACCTATTGCAGGGACAAAACGACGAGGAAAAAGTCGGGAGGAGGATATTGAGGCGGAGATGGCGCTTCGGGAAGATCCGAAGGAAAAAGCCGAACACCTTATGCTGGTCGATCTTGCCCGAAACGATCTCGGAAGGGTGTGTAAACCGGGAACAATAAAGGTGGACGACTTTATGAGCATAGAACGCTTTTCCCAGGTGATGCATATCGTCTCCAGGGTTTCGGGCAAACTTGCCCCCGGCAAAGAGGGAATAGATGCACTGAGAGCGACCTTTCCGGCCGGTACCGTTAGCGGGGCACCTAAAATCAAGGCCATCGAGATCCTCGATGCCATCGAACCCCACAGGAGGGGGTTCTATTCAGGCGTTGTCGGCTATCTGGAACCCGGTGGGAACCTCGATAGCTGTATCACCATCAGATCTGCCCTGAAAAAAGAGGGGAGATTTATCCTACAGGCCGGAGCCGGACTTGTGTACGACTCCATACCTGAAAACGAATACGACGAAACAGAAGCAAAACTTTCGGCCCTTGCACAGGCCGTCGGATTGGAGGCAAAAGCATGA